CCGACGGCCACGGCGGTGCCTTACTCGCAGGAGAGGAACACGGCAAGATCCTCGACGGCGATAATCGCGGCCGGATCCGCACGTACGTATTGCCGGCCCGAGACTCGCAGATCTCATCGGTCAAAGTGGGTCGCGATGGGACCATTTGAGTTCACTTTGGCGTAATATGTGCGGCCCGGGAATCGCGGTTAATGCAGTTCGCGTTGCGGGACGAAGGCCGGTTTCGGAGCGCTTATCTCCTATCCCCTCGCATATTTGACCCATTCGGGCGCCTTTGATATACTACCGAAGCTGTTTGAATCATCTGAATCAACCGTCGTCCCGAATGACAGACCGGAGAACCTAGTGTCTTTTCTGATCGATCTTCAACGCTTCGCCCACAAAAAGGGCCTTGGATCTTCGCGCAACGGTCGCGACTCCAATTCGCAACGCCTCGGCGTGAAGAAATTCGGGGGCGAAAAAGTCGGTGCCGGCAACATCATCTTGCGCCAGCGCGGCACCAAATTCTACCCCGGCGCGAACGTCGGCATGGGTAAGGATAACACGCTGTTCGCGCTGGCCGCCGGCATCGTCAAATTCGCACGCCGCGGCCGCGACCAGCAGGTCGTGGCGGTCGCTGCCGACGTTTGATCATCGCCGCCCGGGCTGACGCAGCCGGGCTCGTCCGCTAGATGTTCGTCGACGAAGCTCACATCTCGGTTCGCTCCGGCAATGGCGGCAATGGCATCGTCGCCTTCCGGCGCGACAAATTCACGTCGCGCGGCGGACCGACAGGCGGCGACGGCGGCCGCGGCGGCTCCGTCTACTTACAAGCGGATTCGCAGCGCACGACGCTCATCGATTTCCGGCACAAGCGCATCTTCGCAGCCTCAAACGGCGAGGATGGCGCGGGCGACAATTGCCACGGCAAAGACGCCGAGGACATCATACTTCCGGTTCCCTGCGGCACGCTCGTGTATTCGAAAGGCGAATTGCTCGCCGATCTCAACGAACCGGGCGCGACGGCGTTGATCGCGCGCAGCGGCAAAGGCGGCCTGGGCAATCAACACTTCGCCACGCCGACGCGTCAGACGCCGCGTTTCGCGCA
The Candidatus Eremiobacteraceae bacterium DNA segment above includes these coding regions:
- the rpmA gene encoding 50S ribosomal protein L27 → MIDLQRFAHKKGLGSSRNGRDSNSQRLGVKKFGGEKVGAGNIILRQRGTKFYPGANVGMGKDNTLFALAAGIVKFARRGRDQQVVAVAADV